From a region of the Pan paniscus chromosome 19, NHGRI_mPanPan1-v2.0_pri, whole genome shotgun sequence genome:
- the KRT39 gene encoding keratin, type I cytoskeletal 39: MDTKGCTTTNSPSTPCQNCSRITNVSTISSNNGCHPGGLTVNNCQPAGHVLRIPWDQGCQPTPRFCRKPIYLMNNFNARFSLDDCSWYGEGINSNEKETMQILNERLANYLQKVRMLERENAELESKIQEESNKELPVLCPDYLSYYTTIEELQQKILCTKAENSRLVLQIDNTKLTADDLRAKYEAEVSLRQLVESDANGLKQILNVLTLGKADLEAQVQSLKEELLCLKNNHKGEINSLQCQLGERLDIEVTAAPSADLNQVLQEMRCQYESIMETNRKDVEQWFNTQIEELNQQVVTSSQQQQCCQKEIIELRRSVNTLVVELQAQHRMRDSQECILTETEARYTALLTQIQSLIDNLEAQLAEIRCALERQNQEYEILLDVKSRLECEITTYRSLLESSDGKRPCYPRATKCEPSPWTSCKSGAIESTAPACTSSSPCSLKEHRSACGPLSRILVKICTITKEIKDGKVISSYEHVQPCFIIRPAKV, encoded by the exons ATGGACACCAAGGGCTGTACAACAACCAATTCTCCTTCAACCCCATGTCAAAACTGCTCTAGGATTACAAATGTTAGTACCATCTCTTCTAACAACGGCTGCCATCCTGGTGGCCTTACAGTCAACAACTGTCAACCAGCTGGCCACGTTCTCAGAATTCCCTGGGACCAGGGCTGCCAACCCACTCCTCGCTTTTGTCGCAAGCCCATCTACCTAATGAACAACTTCAATGCCCGTTTTTCTCTGGATGACTGCAGCTGGTATGGTGAAGGCATCAACAGTAATGAGAAGGAGACCATGCAAATCTTGAACGAGCGCCTTGCTAACTACCTGCAAAAGGTGCGAATGCTAGAACGAGAGAATGCTGAACTGGAATCTAAAATCCAGGAAGAAAGTAACAAAGAGCTCCCTGTTCTATGTCCTGATTACCTGTCTTACTACACTACCATTGAGGAGCTCCAGCAGAAG ATCTTGTGTACCAAGGCCGAGAATTCCAGACTGGTCTTGCAAATTGACAACACCAAACTGACTGCAGATGACTTGAGAGCCAA ATATGAAGCTGAGGTGTCTCTACGCCAGCTGGTAGAGTCAGATGCCAATGGCCTCAAGCAGATCCTGAATGTGCTGACTCTGGGCAAGGCCGACCTAGAGGCACAAGTCCAGTCTCTGAAAGAGGAGCTCCTTTGCCTCAAGAACAACCACAAAGGG gaAATCAATTCTTTACAGTGTCAGCTTGGGGAGAGACTTGACATTGAAGTGACTGCTGCCCCTTCTGCTGACCTAAACCAGGTTCTACAAGAAATGAGATGTCAATATGAGTCCATCATGGAGACAAACCGCAAAGATGTGGAACAGTGGTTCAACACGCAG ATAGAGGAGCTGAATCAACAAGTGGTGACCAGCTCTCAACAGCAGCAATGCTGCCAAAAGGAGATCATAGAACTGAGACGCAGTGTGAACACTCTGGTGGTTGAACTGCAGGCCCAGCATCGAATG AGAGATTCCCAAGAGTGCATCCTAACGGAGACAGAGGCTCGCTACACGGCCTTGCTGACCCAGATCCAGAGTCTGATTGATAACCTGGAGGCTCAGCTGGCAGAGATCCGGTGTGCCCTGGAAAGACAGAACCAAGAATACGAGATCCTGCTGGACGTCAAGTCCCGGCTGGAGTGTGAGATTACCACATACCGCAGCCTTCTGGAGAGCTCGGATGGCAA gcGTCCCTGTTACCCACGTGCCACCAAATGTGAGCCTTCCCCTTGGACATCTTGTAAGTCCGGAGCCATAGAAAGCACGGCCCCAGCTTGCACATCCTCATCCCCCTGCAGCTTAAAGGAGCACCGCAGTGCCTGTGGACCCCTGTCCCGGATACTGGTTAAAATTTGCACCATCACCAAGGAGATTAAGGATGGGAAGGTCATTTCTTCTTACGAGCATGTGCAGCCTTGTTTCATCATCAGACCTGCCAAAGTCTAA